In Vibrio syngnathi, the following proteins share a genomic window:
- a CDS encoding aldose 1-epimerase, translating into MFKIINEKFGNIDSVTLINHQHGIELQIINEFGAVINKYIVNNSPFSFICGYQNYDELLNQHPFFSRSAKLFPFPNRLNLGRYSFDDQNHQLPANFPWSDHAVHGLLYNQPFSITNSVATEESASVTLQYQTSSLHPAFPFAFNLEVTFTIDITGKLTCSTTVSNLGDSAFPFGDAWHPYFSLGTELAQCGLAMSPCSEVIHENDLPNGEKLAFDCLSLDDSLTNQSLNHCFEFDSKTTNQLAFTRSDSSAAIRYQQDESYPFVQLYTPTSEQSIAIEPMTCPADAFNNQIGLLTLSPNQSQTFTWLCQATYQPK; encoded by the coding sequence ATGTTTAAAATTATAAATGAAAAATTTGGAAATATTGACTCTGTCACATTAATAAACCACCAACATGGTATAGAACTTCAAATAATCAATGAATTTGGCGCTGTTATAAATAAATATATTGTCAACAACAGTCCATTCTCTTTTATTTGTGGTTATCAGAATTATGATGAACTGCTCAACCAACATCCGTTCTTTTCCCGCAGTGCTAAATTATTCCCTTTTCCAAACCGTTTAAACTTAGGTCGTTACAGTTTCGATGACCAAAACCATCAACTCCCAGCTAACTTTCCTTGGTCTGATCACGCCGTACATGGCCTGCTCTACAACCAACCTTTTTCAATCACAAACAGCGTAGCCACTGAAGAATCCGCCAGTGTGACGTTGCAATATCAAACGTCGTCTTTGCATCCTGCTTTCCCGTTTGCGTTCAACCTTGAAGTCACCTTCACTATCGATATCACGGGTAAACTCACTTGCTCAACGACCGTCTCTAATCTTGGTGATTCTGCATTCCCATTCGGTGATGCTTGGCATCCTTATTTCTCACTCGGCACTGAGCTAGCACAATGTGGACTCGCTATGTCACCTTGCTCTGAAGTCATCCACGAAAACGACCTACCCAATGGTGAAAAACTGGCTTTTGACTGTTTGTCTTTGGACGATTCACTGACTAATCAAAGCTTAAATCATTGCTTTGAATTTGATTCCAAGACAACCAATCAACTTGCGTTTACGCGCTCAGATTCGTCTGCCGCTATTCGCTATCAACAAGATGAAAGCTATCCATTCGTTCAGCTGTACACGCCGACTAGCGAGCAAAGTATTGCAATAGAACCAATGACTTGCCCAGCTGATGCATTCAATAACCAGATTGGCTTATTGACGCTTAGCCCGAACCAATCTCAAACCTTTACTTGGCTATGCCAAGCCACCTATCAACCAAAATAA
- a CDS encoding LacI family DNA-binding transcriptional regulator produces MRTKTKKTTVYDVARLAGVSPSTVSRFLNRTTYVSDDKSQNIEQAIKDTGYKPNFQMQENTNRRSLTIGVLVQHPDSPYTSRILNDMEKTLIAQGYSLVIATGHWQKKLEMHALEYLAKSNVDGMIIVTGSITQEEIAKYAQDIPIVMVGYDFVENNVRAINIDNVLGGYMATLHLLQQGHVNIAHIKGLSSQPDAGNRFEGYKKALQEAGIKVMPKLVKQGDFSSESGYEKTVELIESKVHFSALFAANDQTAYGAIKALHDHGYKVPEDVSVIGFDDLPTSKYFTPALTTLRQPIEEIGEVCAQSILNLLSGERHEARLPPIDLIVRESTKSLYR; encoded by the coding sequence ATGCGCACTAAAACAAAAAAAACAACAGTATACGATGTAGCAAGATTGGCTGGTGTTTCTCCCAGTACCGTGTCTCGCTTCCTTAATCGAACCACTTATGTGTCGGACGATAAAAGCCAAAACATTGAGCAAGCCATTAAAGACACGGGCTACAAACCTAACTTCCAAATGCAAGAAAACACCAACCGACGCTCGCTTACTATTGGTGTCTTGGTGCAACACCCTGACAGCCCCTACACCAGTCGTATCCTCAACGACATGGAGAAAACTCTGATCGCTCAAGGCTATTCATTAGTGATCGCGACAGGGCATTGGCAGAAAAAGTTAGAAATGCACGCGTTGGAGTATCTAGCAAAAAGTAACGTAGATGGCATGATCATCGTGACAGGAAGCATTACTCAGGAAGAAATTGCCAAGTACGCACAAGACATTCCTATCGTGATGGTTGGCTACGATTTTGTTGAGAATAACGTCCGCGCCATCAATATTGATAACGTGTTGGGTGGGTACATGGCAACCCTACATTTACTGCAACAAGGACATGTGAACATTGCTCATATTAAAGGGCTATCAAGCCAACCTGATGCGGGTAATCGTTTTGAAGGCTATAAGAAAGCACTTCAAGAGGCAGGTATTAAAGTGATGCCAAAACTCGTTAAGCAGGGTGATTTCAGTAGTGAATCTGGTTACGAGAAAACGGTCGAGTTGATTGAATCTAAGGTTCACTTCTCTGCTTTGTTTGCTGCCAATGATCAAACCGCTTACGGCGCTATTAAGGCGTTGCATGATCACGGTTATAAAGTGCCAGAAGATGTGTCGGTGATTGGGTTTGATGACTTGCCTACGTCTAAGTATTTCACGCCCGCGTTAACAACATTAAGGCAGCCGATTGAAGAGATTGGCGAGGTGTGTGCTCAGTCGATCTTGAACTTGTTATCTGGCGAGAGGCATGAGGCTCGATTGCCACCGATTGATTTAATCGTCAGAGAGTCGACCAAGTCTCTGTATCGTTAA
- a CDS encoding PIN domain-containing protein, giving the protein MIKILLDTNILHQEGLQSSRFQVLQRLIKSDAICLVIPEMVLKEYKSKRQDQAEGELKKLNSALDNLNRKSILDKDKFVVRQFTNFVSSSIKEADRFVDTWVEDNKVLVPLISDTSIDDVFKSYFSGTGAFRNKKQREDIPDAVILDAINKLAKEGELFVVAKDGALIEAIKDIDNVVLFKDLTDVIRIPQLKATLDELNASERKVTSIIETLSTSDSSYEISQYLTDNYLVEVEGFYDEDFVELPYDLSNIELTEHEVHVRNLKEIFVDYPRYLGNGKFAYVLAAECEAELSFYCENDAYESLSYEYRKALSKSEIEESSKVRVTGSIEVVFKGVVELSGIETDIETSQLQVHLSYLGAEKSNISCDVSLEKLEVQDIY; this is encoded by the coding sequence ATGATTAAAATTCTTTTAGATACCAACATTCTGCATCAGGAAGGTTTGCAATCATCTCGATTCCAAGTTTTACAGAGACTGATCAAAAGTGATGCAATTTGCTTAGTTATTCCTGAAATGGTACTGAAGGAATATAAAAGTAAAAGACAAGACCAAGCTGAAGGTGAATTGAAGAAACTAAACTCAGCATTAGACAATCTAAATAGAAAATCTATTTTGGATAAAGATAAGTTTGTCGTAAGACAGTTTACAAATTTTGTGTCATCGTCAATAAAAGAAGCAGATCGATTCGTAGATACATGGGTAGAAGATAATAAGGTTTTGGTGCCATTAATCTCGGATACTTCAATTGATGATGTCTTTAAATCTTACTTTTCTGGAACAGGGGCGTTCCGTAATAAAAAGCAAAGAGAAGACATCCCAGATGCTGTGATTTTAGATGCTATAAACAAGCTGGCGAAAGAAGGTGAGTTGTTTGTTGTTGCCAAAGATGGCGCATTAATTGAAGCAATAAAAGACATCGATAATGTAGTCCTTTTTAAAGACCTCACTGACGTAATCAGAATCCCGCAGCTGAAAGCAACTCTTGATGAACTGAACGCAAGTGAAAGAAAAGTCACATCTATAATAGAAACTCTTTCAACGTCTGATTCTAGCTATGAGATTTCTCAGTATCTAACGGACAACTATCTAGTTGAAGTCGAAGGCTTTTATGATGAAGACTTTGTAGAGCTACCATATGACCTTAGTAATATTGAGCTAACTGAACATGAAGTGCATGTTCGGAATTTAAAGGAAATTTTTGTCGATTACCCTCGCTACTTGGGTAATGGAAAATTTGCGTATGTGCTTGCTGCTGAATGTGAAGCAGAACTGTCATTTTATTGTGAAAATGATGCGTATGAATCACTCTCATATGAATATCGAAAAGCGCTCTCGAAATCTGAAATTGAAGAATCAAGCAAAGTTAGAGTGACAGGTAGCATCGAGGTTGTGTTTAAGGGGGTTGTGGAGTTAAGTGGCATCGAAACCGATATTGAAACAAGCCAGCTCCAAGTGCATTTGTCGTATCTTGGCGCCGAGAAAAGTAATATCAGTTGTGATGTAAGCCTAGAAAAGCTAGAGGTGCAGGACATTTACTAA
- a CDS encoding GH116 family glycosyl hydrolase, with product MNNKIPYTSYSGNSEHLCKKGDAVEFIQPWYTPISTTPENTGMAVGGIGNTFTLTPNGNTPNFSFIPGIFVDCSEQVINFNDFYASVMNVPTIDTLQVLNEQELSVHLNFYPALFDGKKIESREMSNAISLIQTALKNGRFYQENKNNFTKWNVEFSNKTQLLIAEDSGSTICQLYVALDFFNGLLINDTTRLLSLTAGDNNDIDSVNGSDIEYQALYPLAEYKYSSFDDINIKRKVVSPIVKENKRLCSLPMHWNHFELTNNSSQPRVITLAQPLQNLIGSTYQKGRDGIQDSACILSQNPIAQQHEVVNLKGERHSFTGVQLSSQSPYQSDIEGEVVFGVQADNQLTESGKVSISVKPTLYTSKTAQQTEFALKTGRTNAEFQTGIYTGREALSALVVVQVELEAGESVDLRFVQVMAHSKVMLNGWHSDKAYTQFYPQTQPALPMLEDVLPELEAIEQQIVKQQTAFLEQAQSKISQPESALRYATMAMNSLSFLAESTVWDKEDKFLVKECVDYPFFNSLDVYFYGSFSLLYLLPELDGCVMKEFSKAILAEDFTQRRYWEYEATPNAELIDDKYQGVRAIRGAVIHDLGSPFDIQPDAYSWHNVKEWKDLAPKYILMVYRHYQNTQDISVVKECWQAVTESIDFLSNLIAEGDDLPLTRGTDDTFDNLASHGISIYCASLWVAGLQAASELAQLMGESERATGYLTRSKKALATVEQSLWDDKEGYYHFFVTPVQAKHLTGEGYQALETLGLTLTGDAIADKNTLNAYLNETDTSINISKASQRVSKKCLLSETAPQAFTQEYLELVPDSDNSFGDTLLADSYLKLIGLEGIFPQQNIQRALDYVYKHNFEINSPKLGVANMTLADGSPHEAFQAQDVWIGVQFSVATALNLAGKSQQAETLMDTVYTALYDYSKIPFAAPEGFNCSVSVNEKDLIEVFKVSQNDAKNWLSVLKCQKCVLSDGRINPTLTKDTDSFVKMMGGEIPLEKLAGLHKWLLSTGLKYTAGRYFRPGMIFAYLY from the coding sequence ATGAATAATAAAATTCCATATACGAGTTACTCAGGAAATTCAGAACATCTGTGTAAAAAAGGTGATGCAGTTGAATTTATTCAACCTTGGTACACGCCAATTTCGACTACACCAGAAAATACCGGTATGGCAGTCGGCGGAATTGGTAACACATTTACACTCACACCAAACGGCAACACTCCTAACTTCAGCTTTATTCCGGGAATCTTTGTCGATTGTTCAGAGCAAGTTATTAATTTTAATGATTTTTATGCGTCAGTGATGAATGTGCCAACCATCGACACGCTGCAAGTTCTTAATGAACAAGAGCTAAGCGTTCACCTGAACTTCTATCCTGCTTTGTTTGATGGCAAAAAGATTGAAAGTAGAGAAATGTCGAATGCGATTAGTCTCATTCAAACAGCATTAAAAAATGGTCGATTCTACCAAGAAAATAAAAATAACTTTACAAAATGGAACGTTGAATTTTCAAATAAGACTCAATTGTTGATTGCAGAAGATTCAGGTTCAACTATTTGTCAATTATATGTAGCCTTAGATTTCTTTAATGGTTTATTAATAAATGATACAACGAGATTATTATCACTCACTGCGGGTGATAATAATGATATAGATAGTGTTAATGGCAGTGATATAGAATATCAAGCTTTATATCCACTGGCTGAATATAAATACAGTAGCTTCGACGATATTAATATAAAGCGTAAGGTCGTCTCTCCGATCGTTAAAGAGAACAAACGCCTATGTTCTTTACCGATGCACTGGAATCACTTCGAATTAACCAATAATTCATCGCAACCACGCGTGATTACGCTTGCTCAGCCGCTTCAAAACTTGATTGGCTCAACCTACCAAAAAGGCCGTGATGGCATTCAGGATTCGGCATGTATCTTGTCTCAAAATCCTATCGCTCAGCAGCATGAAGTGGTTAACTTAAAGGGTGAAAGACACAGCTTTACGGGTGTTCAACTGTCTAGCCAATCGCCTTATCAAAGCGATATTGAAGGCGAAGTGGTGTTTGGTGTTCAAGCGGATAATCAATTGACAGAATCTGGCAAGGTGTCGATCTCTGTGAAGCCAACGCTTTATACCTCTAAGACTGCTCAGCAAACAGAGTTCGCACTGAAAACAGGCCGTACCAACGCGGAATTCCAAACAGGAATTTACACAGGGCGTGAAGCGTTGAGCGCATTGGTGGTGGTTCAGGTTGAGCTTGAAGCCGGTGAATCTGTTGACCTGCGTTTTGTACAGGTGATGGCACACAGTAAAGTCATGCTAAATGGTTGGCATTCAGACAAGGCTTACACGCAATTTTACCCGCAAACGCAACCAGCTCTGCCGATGCTAGAAGACGTATTGCCTGAACTCGAAGCGATTGAGCAACAGATCGTGAAGCAACAAACGGCTTTCCTAGAGCAAGCTCAAAGCAAGATATCGCAGCCAGAATCGGCATTGCGTTATGCGACGATGGCGATGAATTCATTGTCCTTCCTAGCCGAATCAACGGTATGGGATAAGGAAGATAAGTTCTTGGTGAAAGAGTGTGTCGACTACCCATTCTTTAACTCTCTTGATGTGTACTTCTATGGCTCATTCTCATTGCTTTATTTGTTGCCTGAGCTTGATGGCTGCGTGATGAAAGAGTTCTCGAAAGCCATTTTGGCGGAAGACTTTACTCAGCGCCGATACTGGGAATATGAAGCGACGCCTAATGCCGAATTGATTGATGACAAGTACCAAGGCGTGCGTGCCATTCGAGGTGCGGTAATCCACGACTTGGGCAGCCCATTCGACATCCAGCCAGATGCTTACAGCTGGCACAACGTGAAAGAATGGAAGGACCTAGCGCCGAAGTACATTCTGATGGTGTACCGCCATTATCAAAACACTCAAGATATCTCTGTGGTTAAAGAGTGCTGGCAAGCCGTAACTGAAAGCATCGATTTCTTATCGAATTTGATCGCTGAAGGTGACGATTTACCACTAACCCGAGGCACAGACGATACCTTTGATAACCTCGCTTCTCATGGCATCTCAATTTACTGTGCGAGCCTTTGGGTTGCTGGCCTGCAAGCGGCGAGTGAACTTGCACAATTGATGGGTGAAAGCGAGCGAGCTACCGGTTACTTAACGCGTTCTAAAAAGGCGTTGGCAACGGTTGAACAAAGTTTGTGGGATGACAAAGAGGGTTACTACCACTTCTTCGTGACGCCAGTTCAAGCCAAGCATTTAACGGGTGAAGGCTACCAAGCACTGGAAACCTTAGGCCTGACTTTGACGGGTGATGCGATTGCTGACAAGAACACGCTCAATGCCTATTTAAATGAAACGGATACTTCTATCAATATCAGTAAGGCATCTCAAAGAGTCTCTAAGAAATGCTTGCTGAGTGAGACCGCACCTCAAGCCTTTACTCAAGAATATCTAGAACTAGTACCTGATTCCGATAACAGTTTTGGTGATACCTTGTTGGCCGACAGCTACCTAAAACTCATCGGCTTGGAAGGCATTTTCCCACAACAGAACATCCAACGCGCATTGGACTATGTTTATAAGCACAACTTTGAAATTAATAGTCCTAAGTTGGGTGTTGCGAATATGACGTTAGCCGACGGTTCACCACATGAAGCATTTCAGGCACAAGATGTGTGGATTGGTGTTCAGTTTAGCGTGGCAACGGCGTTGAACTTAGCGGGGAAATCGCAACAAGCAGAAACATTGATGGATACTGTGTATACCGCGCTCTATGACTATTCGAAAATTCCATTTGCAGCGCCAGAGGGATTCAATTGCTCTGTGTCTGTCAATGAGAAAGATCTTATAGAAGTATTTAAAGTGTCGCAAAATGATGCGAAAAACTGGCTAAGTGTACTTAAATGTCAAAAGTGTGTGCTGTCTGACGGTCGTATCAACCCAACATTAACGAAAGATACTGACAGTTTTGTTAAAATGATGGGCGGTGAAATTCCGCTAGAAAAGCTGGCAGGCTTACACAAATGGCTATTGAGTACTGGCTTGAAATATACGGCTGGCCGCTACTTTAGACCGGGGATGATCTTCGCCTACTTGTATTAA
- a CDS encoding GH36-type glycosyl hydrolase domain-containing protein, translating into MMKFGYFDDKNKEYVATTPCTPIKWCNYVGTLDFGGIVDSNGGVLLCKGDPALNRITKYIAQLPNSDFKGSTMYLKVRDEAGNVEVFSPFYTPTLKPLDKFENHTGLSYTTIIAEAFGVRCEATFFVPKADQVLLQDIKVTNISDKALHVDVVPVYEFTHFDALKQLLNADWVPQTMTLKAHQQESGHTVLEQYAFMKRDYAVNLMTADRPATSFDGDRQSFLGNLGYGTWAAPEALNNDELGNTECLRGDNIGALNLRLGWLSPEQTERTIVQIAQEQSLEAALPLLAKYRDHQVVDSAFAELAEHWDGYLQAVQVETPDPAMNSMLNVHNPRQCHTTKNWSRYLSLYQLGYGARGIGFRDSSQDTLGVITHMPEEAREFIERLLSVQNTNGSAMHQFFPSTMEANAGDSREEEDRPDYYGDDHLWIIYAVTQYVKETGNADFLNKEIPFYQKDKAGNPVETGTVWNHLCRAIEFTYTNTGEHGLPLLGFADWNDTVNLPTGAESMMVANMYGKALLDMLDLCELRGEVQLTAKFKDQYQQMQNTVNECGWDGEWFVRYFDEQGLPIGSHKNEQGQIYTNGQSWPVISGFATQERATQALDSVYNKLNTTNGIKLSTPGYNGFDPQLGGVSTYPPGAKENGGIFLHSNPWVMIAEAKMGNGERAYEYYRQINPASKNDDIDTFESEPYCYPQNILGDEHKQFGLGRNAWLSGTSSWTYVAGTQWILGVRPEVDGLLVDPCIPAEWPEFKVRRQFRDATYNIHVTNPNNVCKGVAQMKVNGEVIEGNKAPVFTSGEHTIEVVLG; encoded by the coding sequence ATGATGAAATTCGGATATTTTGACGATAAAAACAAAGAATACGTAGCAACCACACCGTGTACACCGATCAAATGGTGTAACTATGTGGGCACATTAGATTTCGGTGGCATTGTTGATAGCAACGGTGGCGTGTTGTTGTGTAAGGGCGATCCTGCGCTCAACCGTATCACTAAGTACATTGCTCAACTGCCAAACTCAGACTTCAAAGGCTCGACCATGTACCTCAAGGTGCGTGATGAAGCGGGCAACGTAGAGGTGTTCTCACCTTTCTACACGCCAACCTTGAAGCCGTTAGATAAGTTTGAAAACCATACCGGTTTGTCATACACCACCATCATTGCAGAAGCATTTGGTGTGCGTTGTGAAGCGACTTTCTTTGTACCGAAAGCTGACCAAGTACTGCTACAAGACATCAAAGTCACCAACATTTCAGACAAAGCACTGCACGTTGATGTGGTGCCTGTTTACGAATTCACGCACTTCGATGCGCTTAAACAGCTACTGAATGCCGATTGGGTTCCACAAACCATGACGCTGAAAGCGCATCAGCAAGAGTCGGGTCATACCGTGCTTGAGCAGTATGCTTTCATGAAGCGTGACTACGCGGTGAACCTGATGACAGCGGATCGCCCTGCGACGTCTTTTGATGGTGATCGCCAATCATTCCTAGGTAATTTGGGCTACGGTACATGGGCAGCACCAGAAGCACTAAACAATGATGAATTAGGCAATACTGAGTGTTTGCGTGGCGACAACATTGGTGCACTGAACCTGCGCCTAGGTTGGTTATCTCCAGAGCAGACAGAGCGTACGATTGTACAAATCGCGCAAGAACAGAGCCTAGAAGCCGCACTTCCTCTGCTGGCTAAATATCGTGACCATCAAGTGGTCGATTCTGCTTTCGCAGAACTGGCTGAACATTGGGATGGTTACCTACAAGCGGTTCAGGTTGAAACGCCAGATCCGGCAATGAATTCAATGCTGAACGTACATAACCCGCGTCAGTGTCACACAACCAAAAACTGGTCTCGTTACCTGTCTCTGTATCAGCTTGGCTATGGAGCTCGTGGTATCGGTTTCCGTGATTCTTCGCAAGACACTTTAGGTGTAATTACTCACATGCCAGAAGAAGCGCGTGAGTTCATTGAGCGTCTGTTATCTGTGCAAAACACCAACGGTTCAGCGATGCACCAGTTCTTCCCATCAACGATGGAAGCGAACGCCGGTGACTCGCGTGAAGAAGAAGATCGCCCAGATTACTACGGTGATGATCACCTGTGGATCATCTACGCGGTGACGCAATATGTGAAAGAAACGGGTAATGCAGACTTCTTGAATAAAGAGATCCCGTTCTATCAAAAAGACAAGGCCGGCAACCCTGTTGAAACGGGAACGGTTTGGAATCACCTGTGCCGTGCGATTGAGTTTACTTACACCAATACTGGTGAGCACGGTCTACCGTTGTTAGGTTTTGCTGACTGGAATGACACGGTGAACCTGCCAACGGGTGCTGAGTCGATGATGGTGGCGAACATGTACGGCAAAGCACTGCTCGACATGTTGGACTTGTGTGAGTTGCGTGGCGAAGTGCAACTGACAGCTAAGTTTAAAGATCAGTACCAACAGATGCAGAATACGGTGAATGAATGCGGTTGGGATGGCGAATGGTTTGTGCGTTACTTTGATGAGCAGGGCTTGCCGATTGGTTCTCATAAAAATGAGCAAGGGCAGATCTACACCAATGGTCAAAGCTGGCCTGTAATTTCTGGTTTCGCGACTCAAGAACGTGCCACGCAAGCACTAGATTCGGTTTACAACAAACTAAACACCACCAATGGCATCAAGCTTTCAACTCCTGGTTACAACGGCTTTGATCCACAGCTAGGCGGTGTTTCAACTTACCCACCAGGTGCGAAAGAGAACGGCGGCATCTTCTTGCATTCAAACCCATGGGTGATGATCGCAGAAGCTAAAATGGGCAACGGCGAGCGTGCTTACGAGTACTACCGTCAAATCAACCCGGCTTCTAAGAATGACGACATTGATACCTTTGAATCTGAACCTTACTGTTACCCACAAAATATTCTGGGTGACGAGCACAAACAGTTCGGTTTAGGGCGTAATGCGTGGCTTTCTGGTACATCATCTTGGACATATGTGGCGGGTACGCAATGGATTCTAGGTGTTCGCCCTGAAGTGGATGGCTTGCTGGTGGACCCATGTATTCCTGCTGAGTGGCCTGAGTTCAAAGTACGTCGTCAGTTCCGCGACGCGACATACAACATTCATGTCACCAACCCAAATAACGTGTGCAAGGGTGTGGCACAAATGAAGGTGAATGGTGAGGTGATTGAAGGCAACAAAGCACCGGTATTCACGTCAGGTGAACATACTATTGAGGTTGTTTTAGGTTAA
- a CDS encoding ABC transporter ATP-binding protein encodes MAKVEFKNIKKSFGDVEVVKEFDFTVEDGEFVVFLGPSGCGKSTTLRMLAGLESISSGDIVVGGKLMNKVDAKDRDLAMVFQSYALYPHMTVYENIAFALKLKGMPKAEIDVEVLKAAKMLELDPLLNRKPKELSGGQRQRVAMGRAMVRTPKVFLFDEPLSNLDAKLRGVMREEIKHLHRELKTTTIYVTHDQIEAMTLADRIVILKDGYVAQVGTPTEVFQRPANKFVAQFIGNPSMNMLEAKLIEKEGEYFVEIGDVHIPLPERFKSLASKNLALHFGVRPTDIHLRAEQVDHDRVLPFPVKIKDKELLGASILLKTEIGGQPLMVETQAAEVDVKDLTLYLDLDAFHLFDALSENSLAS; translated from the coding sequence ATGGCTAAAGTAGAATTTAAGAACATCAAAAAATCATTCGGTGATGTTGAAGTCGTCAAAGAGTTTGATTTTACGGTTGAAGACGGTGAGTTCGTGGTTTTCCTTGGCCCATCTGGCTGTGGTAAATCGACAACGCTACGCATGCTGGCTGGCCTTGAAAGTATCAGTTCTGGTGACATCGTGGTTGGCGGCAAGCTGATGAATAAAGTCGACGCGAAAGACCGTGACTTAGCGATGGTATTCCAAAGCTACGCACTGTATCCGCACATGACCGTTTACGAGAACATCGCCTTTGCTCTTAAACTGAAGGGCATGCCAAAAGCAGAAATCGACGTAGAAGTGCTAAAAGCGGCGAAAATGCTAGAGCTTGATCCACTACTGAATCGTAAGCCAAAAGAGCTTTCTGGTGGCCAGCGTCAGCGTGTGGCAATGGGCCGTGCGATGGTTCGTACGCCGAAGGTTTTCTTGTTTGATGAGCCGTTATCTAACCTCGATGCAAAACTTCGTGGCGTGATGCGTGAAGAGATCAAACACCTACACCGTGAACTTAAAACCACCACGATCTACGTAACCCACGATCAGATCGAAGCGATGACACTGGCGGATCGTATCGTGATCCTGAAAGACGGTTATGTCGCTCAAGTTGGTACACCAACCGAGGTGTTCCAGCGTCCCGCAAACAAGTTTGTCGCGCAATTCATTGGTAACCCGTCAATGAACATGTTGGAAGCAAAACTGATTGAAAAAGAAGGCGAGTACTTCGTTGAAATTGGCGATGTTCATATCCCACTGCCTGAGCGCTTTAAGTCTCTGGCGTCTAAGAACCTAGCTCTGCATTTTGGTGTTCGTCCAACAGACATTCACCTACGTGCCGAGCAAGTTGATCACGACCGCGTGCTGCCATTCCCTGTGAAAATCAAAGACAAGGAATTACTGGGCGCAAGCATTCTTCTGAAAACAGAAATTGGCGGTCAACCGTTGATGGTTGAAACCCAAGCGGCTGAAGTCGATGTAAAAGATCTGACGCTTTACTTGGATTTGGATGCTTTCCACTTGTTCGATGCTCTGAGTGAGAACTCGCTAGCGAGCTAG